In the genome of Bacillus sp. S3, one region contains:
- a CDS encoding TIGR04076 family protein — protein sequence MDDKFTLYNLKVEVVATEKPMVCRHKEGSYFLVIGEDIIFPENNSFSMYALSAILPLLPAKQRPLHANDWMLSDSVIACPDPNCGARFKISRIGTQEFSHAECTIEPIDKGDKQ from the coding sequence ATGGATGATAAATTTACGCTATATAACTTAAAAGTAGAGGTTGTAGCTACAGAGAAACCAATGGTATGCCGGCATAAGGAAGGCAGCTATTTCTTAGTTATAGGGGAGGACATTATCTTCCCAGAAAATAATTCTTTTTCCATGTATGCATTAAGCGCTATTTTGCCATTACTGCCTGCAAAGCAGCGGCCATTACACGCGAATGACTGGATGTTGTCCGATAGTGTCATTGCCTGCCCGGATCCAAACTGTGGTGCCAGATTTAAAATAAGTCGTATCGGAACGCAAGAATTTAGTCATGCTGAATGCACAATAGAACCAATAGATAAAGGAGATAAACAATAA
- a CDS encoding sigma-70 family RNA polymerase sigma factor has translation MIPAKIDPISITPIREKGVESILDWFERHKQTFYILGWSYLSNQQQMEELFYQSIVKIHKELPRFKSETSFETWVTSIFIHICREIANDSSLQASEESEQQKNLFKALDQLKEYEKEAIVLTYVKGLSHGETAQLLQVSVEKIKELLFSGIQLIKKEMGFGLPFNGCKEYHKDYIDYLEKTLDRSKKIGFEKHIYHCQDCQEDLATFQDVMLTMSNLTEGIEDFHVPSDFMENVKARLAEKEKHRQLKNKKRKRMGTVFASVFALLVGIEVLTGAFTNIYYSWTEEDQELRAYLQQDLGERLNLEAENNGVKIKIKSAIADDVQTLLFYEIEDTAEDNQYVINNYEGISVENEYDIMNSNANQMYYPPDLESEVNNEKKNVFQGKISLLPLSKEKGTIKLKITQLQKLIGDPSDRNSLRAYENMEYGTGEWSFEIPVTKQPSIEYALDDETEVEGVPIRFDKLTIAPTATILQYSINHAQSGKRINFLNFDNLEVNNKKVKADLYGNSFLESPLDMNWSSFQAHFNPLFGEKPKEVNVQFGSIYLTIEDPKTIILDAAQEYPQTFEYSGSTISIDKVEVGLPSKVVISNHNIEKRAYESLQFNIMGEGENATTSMEMNSEGVLVDKNGTEYNMDINPVPYEEIEQPRYLLTVQGLELRSDNAGEKVIPTRLEIYGYNTTKYLDDVVKISLE, from the coding sequence ATGATCCCAGCAAAAATAGATCCAATATCAATCACTCCAATTAGAGAAAAAGGCGTGGAGTCTATCCTCGATTGGTTCGAACGGCATAAACAAACGTTCTATATACTTGGATGGTCCTATCTGAGTAATCAGCAGCAAATGGAAGAGCTTTTTTACCAGTCTATTGTTAAAATCCACAAGGAGTTACCCCGATTTAAAAGTGAAACATCATTCGAAACGTGGGTTACGTCCATTTTTATACATATCTGCCGGGAGATTGCTAATGATAGCAGTTTACAAGCTTCAGAGGAAAGTGAACAACAGAAGAATTTATTTAAAGCACTTGATCAATTAAAAGAGTACGAGAAAGAAGCGATCGTCCTTACATATGTAAAAGGACTCTCTCATGGGGAAACGGCACAACTTCTTCAGGTTTCAGTGGAAAAGATAAAAGAGCTTTTGTTTTCCGGAATCCAGTTAATTAAAAAAGAAATGGGGTTCGGATTACCCTTCAATGGCTGTAAGGAGTATCATAAGGATTATATCGATTACTTAGAGAAAACCCTGGATCGGTCGAAAAAGATTGGATTTGAGAAACATATTTATCATTGTCAAGACTGTCAGGAGGATTTGGCAACATTCCAGGATGTCATGTTAACCATGTCAAATCTTACTGAAGGGATAGAGGATTTCCATGTGCCATCTGACTTCATGGAGAATGTTAAAGCCAGGCTGGCCGAAAAGGAAAAGCACAGACAACTGAAGAACAAGAAACGAAAAAGAATGGGGACTGTATTTGCGAGTGTTTTCGCATTATTAGTAGGTATAGAAGTCTTAACAGGGGCATTTACGAACATCTACTATTCATGGACAGAAGAGGATCAAGAGCTTCGTGCCTATCTGCAACAGGACCTGGGTGAACGGCTGAACTTGGAAGCAGAAAACAATGGAGTCAAAATTAAGATCAAGAGCGCGATTGCTGACGATGTTCAGACGCTTCTTTTTTATGAAATAGAAGATACAGCTGAAGACAATCAATATGTGATAAATAATTATGAAGGTATTTCTGTGGAGAACGAATATGACATCATGAACAGTAACGCAAATCAAATGTATTATCCTCCTGACCTTGAATCGGAAGTGAATAACGAAAAAAAGAACGTGTTTCAAGGGAAGATTAGTCTACTGCCGCTCTCAAAGGAAAAGGGGACAATCAAACTTAAGATCACACAGCTTCAGAAATTGATTGGTGATCCCTCTGACCGAAATAGTTTGAGAGCTTACGAGAACATGGAATATGGAACAGGGGAGTGGAGCTTCGAGATCCCTGTAACAAAACAGCCCTCTATTGAATATGCATTGGATGATGAAACAGAAGTCGAGGGGGTCCCGATTCGATTTGATAAATTAACGATTGCTCCAACAGCGACGATTCTGCAATATAGTATTAATCATGCCCAGTCAGGAAAACGGATTAATTTTCTCAATTTTGACAATCTAGAAGTGAACAATAAGAAAGTAAAAGCGGATTTGTATGGCAACTCTTTTTTAGAGTCACCTCTAGACATGAATTGGAGCTCTTTTCAAGCACATTTTAATCCTCTTTTTGGAGAAAAGCCAAAAGAGGTTAACGTTCAATTCGGATCAATCTATTTAACTATTGAGGACCCAAAAACCATTATACTCGATGCTGCTCAGGAATATCCCCAAACCTTTGAATATTCAGGAAGTACAATCTCTATCGACAAGGTGGAAGTTGGACTGCCTTCCAAAGTTGTCATCAGCAATCATAATATTGAGAAACGGGCATATGAGTCGCTTCAATTCAACATTATGGGTGAAGGGGAGAATGCAACTACCTCAATGGAGATGAATTCTGAAGGAGTGCTCGTCGATAAAAACGGGACTGAATACAATATGGATATAAACCCTGTCCCGTATGAGGAAATCGAGCAGCCACGTTATTTGCTTACTGTTCAAGGTTTGGAGTTACGCAGTGACAATGCTGGAGAGAAAGTGATTCCGACAAGACTGGAGATTTACGGATATAATACAACGAAGTATTTGGATGATGTTGTGAAGATTTCGTTGGAATAA
- a CDS encoding tyrosine-type recombinase/integrase, translating to MEFVNPIRDIENINAIKDILRKHSQRDLLLFVFGINTGIRVSDLLSIKVTDIWDGERVKEFLYLRDEKSDETSAHYINHVVQGELEKYLSIHDFNESDYLFRSKKSNQPITRQQAYRIIHNAAKEVGIPDNIGMHTLRKTFGYHAYRKGIAISILMRIYHHHSPSETLKYIGIDKHDKQLVKVDVNL from the coding sequence ATGGAGTTTGTTAATCCTATTAGAGATATAGAAAATATCAATGCTATAAAGGATATATTAAGGAAACATTCACAAAGAGATTTATTACTTTTTGTTTTTGGAATTAATACGGGAATTAGAGTAAGTGATTTACTTTCAATAAAGGTTACTGATATATGGGACGGAGAGAGAGTAAAGGAGTTTTTATATTTAAGGGATGAGAAAAGTGACGAAACAAGTGCTCACTATATTAATCATGTTGTTCAAGGTGAGTTAGAGAAATATTTATCTATTCATGATTTTAATGAAAGTGATTATCTGTTTAGATCAAAAAAGAGTAATCAACCGATTACTCGACAGCAGGCTTATCGAATTATTCATAATGCTGCAAAAGAGGTTGGGATACCAGATAATATAGGTATGCATACGCTGAGAAAAACATTTGGGTATCACGCATATCGAAAGGGGATCGCGATTTCCATTTTAATGAGAATTTATCATCATCACTCCCCTTCTGAAACATTAAAGTATATAGGAATAGATAAACATGATAAGCAACTTGTTAAAGTAGATGTGAATTTATGA
- a CDS encoding aldo/keto reductase encodes MAERFELAKDYTINRVINGCWQLSEGHSLQSKLDMQDVMKAFHMLAERGFTTFDCADIYTGTEELLGEFLTELKEGSTLSPHDIQIHTKYVPDINLLSEVDYNYTEKIIDRSLKRQKRDVLDLVQFHWWDYNVPGYVETAGDLLKLKEKGKIRNIAVTNFDTKHLREIVDAGIPVVSCQNQYSVFDRRPEKELIDYCKSKGISLLCYGTLSGGLLAEKWIGQTSIQPETRSHVKYFQVIEDTLGWDGYQELLGLLQRIAKKHSVKVSQIATKYILSQKGVGASIIGVRNSRHVESNTQIFAFELERTDIEEIKQFLNNYPIVDGEPFELERTVDSKYRNIMKMNLNEK; translated from the coding sequence ATGGCAGAGCGATTCGAACTAGCAAAAGATTATACAATCAACAGAGTGATCAACGGCTGCTGGCAGCTATCAGAAGGCCATAGCTTACAATCAAAACTAGATATGCAAGATGTTATGAAGGCCTTCCACATGCTTGCTGAGAGAGGATTTACGACATTTGATTGTGCAGATATCTATACGGGTACGGAAGAACTCCTCGGTGAATTTTTAACGGAACTAAAAGAAGGAAGCACCCTTTCGCCGCATGATATTCAAATTCATACCAAGTATGTACCGGATATCAATTTGCTTAGTGAGGTCGATTACAATTACACAGAAAAAATAATTGACAGAAGCCTTAAACGTCAAAAACGAGATGTATTGGATCTTGTTCAGTTTCATTGGTGGGATTACAATGTGCCTGGCTATGTTGAGACAGCGGGAGATCTGTTGAAGCTTAAAGAAAAAGGAAAGATCCGTAATATCGCCGTTACAAACTTTGATACGAAGCATTTGCGCGAAATCGTTGATGCCGGGATCCCTGTTGTGTCCTGTCAAAATCAATACTCGGTGTTTGATAGACGTCCAGAAAAAGAATTAATAGATTATTGTAAAAGCAAAGGAATTTCCCTGCTGTGCTACGGTACATTATCTGGCGGTTTGTTAGCGGAAAAATGGATCGGCCAAACTTCGATTCAACCAGAAACGCGCTCTCACGTTAAATATTTTCAGGTGATTGAAGATACTTTGGGCTGGGATGGCTATCAGGAATTGTTGGGATTGCTGCAAAGAATCGCTAAAAAGCATTCAGTCAAGGTTTCACAGATTGCTACAAAATATATATTAAGTCAAAAAGGAGTCGGGGCATCTATTATTGGAGTGAGAAATAGCCGGCATGTGGAGTCAAATACGCAAATATTTGCTTTCGAGCTTGAACGTACCGATATCGAAGAAATAAAACAATTCTTAAACAACTATCCAATCGTAGACGGCGAACCGTTTGAGTTAGAGCGTACTGTTGATTCAAAATATCGCAATATTATGAAGATGAACTTAAATGAGAAATAA
- a CDS encoding VOC family protein: protein MAFTSKNIFINLSVQDVGKSTNFFKELGFEFNPQFSDETTSCMIISDNIYAMIMIEERFKGFSKKEIVDTTTSAEAIFCLSAKSRNQVDELVNKALASGGKSFSDPQDHGFMYIWGFQDVDGHLWEIAYMDESAMNLK, encoded by the coding sequence ATGGCATTCACATCTAAAAATATCTTTATCAATTTATCGGTACAAGACGTGGGTAAGTCCACCAATTTTTTCAAGGAGCTTGGTTTTGAGTTCAACCCACAATTCTCCGATGAGACCACATCTTGTATGATCATCAGTGACAATATCTATGCAATGATTATGATTGAGGAACGCTTCAAAGGGTTTAGTAAGAAAGAAATTGTGGATACGACTACTTCCGCCGAAGCAATTTTCTGCTTATCAGCTAAGAGCCGGAATCAAGTGGATGAGTTAGTAAATAAGGCATTGGCATCTGGCGGTAAATCTTTTAGTGACCCTCAAGATCATGGATTTATGTACATATGGGGGTTTCAGGATGTAGACGGCCATTTATGGGAGATTGCTTACATGGATGAAAGTGCAATGAATTTGAAATAA
- a CDS encoding universal stress protein, with the protein MKKIKERMDESILVCVYYGPNGERLIQRGCKIANMLDCPLYILTVDPAPFDDLDAEKTNYISRWKQLADQHSAEAFIIKDNEKRPISKVIAEVAREKNITQIILGQTAQSRWEQIAKGSIINSLLREIPFVDLHIISVSRYLKNPDRHFEKGVRAYLVKEHDHYLLVFKHTKDIVFEGIFFKEFGTDFNNGIFKFMKDKETLQVQVNDDIVKDLTNVQMDTNLSSDDDYL; encoded by the coding sequence ATGAAGAAAATAAAAGAACGTATGGATGAAAGCATCCTTGTATGTGTATATTATGGTCCCAATGGTGAACGTCTCATTCAACGCGGCTGTAAAATTGCTAATATGCTTGATTGTCCTCTTTATATCCTTACCGTCGACCCTGCACCATTTGATGATTTGGATGCAGAAAAGACGAATTATATTTCCAGATGGAAACAATTAGCTGACCAGCATAGTGCCGAAGCATTTATTATTAAGGATAATGAAAAAAGACCAATCTCAAAAGTGATTGCAGAGGTTGCAAGAGAAAAGAATATTACGCAGATTATTCTCGGTCAAACTGCTCAAAGTCGTTGGGAACAAATTGCGAAGGGGTCTATTATTAACTCCTTATTACGTGAAATTCCATTTGTTGATCTTCATATCATTTCTGTATCTCGTTATCTAAAAAATCCTGATAGACATTTTGAAAAAGGTGTACGTGCATATCTGGTTAAGGAGCACGATCACTACCTCCTTGTCTTTAAACACACAAAGGATATAGTATTTGAAGGGATTTTCTTTAAGGAATTTGGAACTGACTTTAATAACGGTATCTTCAAATTTATGAAAGACAAGGAAACATTACAAGTTCAAGTGAATGATGATATTGTTAAAGACTTAACAAATGTTCAAATGGATACAAACTTATCTTCTGATGATGATTACTTATAA
- a CDS encoding macrolide family glycosyltransferase — MARVLFINGGSEGHVNPTIGVVQELVSRGEEVVYFTIEDFRERMENAGATVRTFDVQEFLKAFLSGGRNNMLERINGLLRTADIMVPSVLENIKGEPFDYIIHDSMLGCGRLLAQILKLPAVNSCTSFAQSKSSFDNMFKQLSKNIPAETFDEYIKLTAIVKGKYGAEIHSPYEVFCNPAPLTIVYTTRELQPFEEEYDQTYKFVGPSITSRKTHESFDFTSIKEKSPIYISLGTVFNQAIDFYKLCFEAFGDTEHTVVMSIGEKVHQSDLGKIPENFIVKNYVPQTELLKCTKLFITHGGMNSVHEGLYYGVPLIVIPQSADQPVIAGQVAKINAGIPLQMQGLTANQLRESADQVLNQPSFHQAAARMKESLQKSAGYQQAVDEIFEFKRHYNI, encoded by the coding sequence ATGGCACGAGTTTTATTTATAAATGGCGGATCGGAAGGACATGTCAATCCAACGATCGGAGTGGTGCAAGAGTTGGTATCGCGCGGCGAAGAGGTCGTGTATTTTACAATCGAGGATTTTCGTGAGCGAATGGAGAATGCGGGGGCGACAGTGAGGACCTTTGATGTTCAAGAATTTTTAAAAGCCTTTCTCTCGGGAGGGAGAAATAATATGCTTGAAAGAATCAATGGTCTTTTGCGTACGGCAGATATTATGGTTCCTAGCGTTCTGGAAAATATCAAAGGAGAGCCATTTGATTACATCATTCACGACTCAATGTTAGGCTGTGGGCGATTACTTGCTCAAATCCTTAAGCTTCCGGCTGTCAATTCTTGTACTTCTTTTGCGCAGTCTAAAAGCTCATTTGATAACATGTTCAAACAGCTTTCTAAAAATATTCCTGCAGAAACATTCGATGAATATATAAAGCTGACTGCAATCGTGAAGGGGAAATATGGTGCGGAAATCCACTCGCCTTATGAAGTCTTTTGTAATCCCGCACCACTTACAATTGTATATACCACCAGGGAGTTACAACCTTTTGAAGAGGAATACGACCAAACGTATAAATTTGTTGGGCCATCCATCACTTCAAGAAAGACGCATGAAAGCTTTGATTTTACTTCAATCAAGGAAAAAAGCCCAATTTACATATCCTTGGGTACTGTCTTTAATCAAGCAATTGATTTTTATAAGCTTTGTTTTGAGGCATTTGGCGACACGGAACATACTGTGGTGATGTCGATTGGGGAAAAAGTTCACCAATCTGATTTGGGAAAGATACCTGAAAACTTTATTGTAAAAAATTATGTTCCGCAAACAGAGTTACTGAAATGCACGAAATTATTTATTACACATGGCGGAATGAACAGTGTCCACGAAGGTCTTTATTATGGAGTTCCGCTCATTGTCATCCCGCAAAGTGCGGATCAGCCGGTCATTGCCGGTCAAGTTGCCAAAATAAATGCCGGTATTCCATTACAAATGCAAGGCTTGACCGCAAATCAGCTGCGTGAATCCGCAGATCAAGTGTTGAACCAGCCATCATTCCATCAAGCTGCGGCAAGAATGAAAGAATCCTTGCAAAAATCGGCTGGGTATCAGCAGGCTGTTGATGAGATTTTTGAATTTAAAAGACACTATAACATCTAA
- a CDS encoding DUF4256 domain-containing protein: MNNENRKLSPEQCEEILGVLKVRFEKNMNRHKGLEWANVQAKLENNTEKLWSLNEMETTGGEPDVIVHDKQADEYIFYDCSAESPKGRRSVCYDREALESRKQHKPQNNAIDMAADMGIEILTEEQYRELQKLGNFDTKTSSWVKTPANIRKLGGAIFCDRRYDTVFVYHNGAESYYAARGFRGSLRI, from the coding sequence ATGAATAATGAAAATAGGAAGCTATCACCTGAACAATGTGAAGAAATACTTGGAGTATTGAAAGTCCGTTTTGAGAAAAATATGAATCGCCATAAAGGACTTGAATGGGCTAATGTACAAGCAAAGCTAGAAAATAATACTGAAAAACTGTGGTCACTTAATGAAATGGAAACAACTGGCGGCGAGCCGGATGTTATTGTTCATGATAAACAGGCGGACGAGTACATTTTTTATGATTGTTCAGCGGAAAGTCCTAAAGGGCGCAGAAGTGTTTGCTACGACCGTGAAGCGCTCGAGTCAAGGAAACAACATAAACCACAAAACAACGCTATAGATATGGCTGCTGACATGGGTATTGAGATTTTAACGGAAGAACAATACCGGGAGCTCCAGAAACTTGGAAATTTCGATACGAAAACATCGAGCTGGGTGAAAACACCTGCTAATATTAGAAAACTCGGTGGGGCCATCTTTTGTGATCGTCGCTACGACACGGTCTTTGTATACCACAATGGAGCAGAATCCTACTATGCTGCTAGGGGCTTTCGTGGCTCGCTAAGAATCTAA
- a CDS encoding Na+/H+ antiporter NhaC family protein encodes MKKRLEFRGGWGTAFIPVVIFLFFCILFFIVFKAFEMYALAMGAFVALMVGAIFVKRGNYDRFWDSVYDGVKESVPIAILLFVIGMFSELIKATNISSGFVWLADLLGVDGGLFTAFTFLAVCIISTATGSSIGTMFTCFPIFYPAGVLLGCDPAILAGAIVSASIFGDNLAPISDTTIISAGTQEYTKKEGFAEVGGCVASRLKYSLVAGSISFVLFWILGGGGTVGAGASDILAKNMNPISLVMLVPVAVMLIVAIKTRNIYKAITIGIILGTITGLAFNLLTFDKVISVEDGAPKGFLTGGISSMMATVTLVISVYGIMGVLNGAGVLEKVTNGILNSKMGKTVRGAEIAMMLGISFTTLIFGGVTSASMTTFGKVQNEIGKRVGLHPYRRSYLLDGFANAIVLVIPFLSVFVFLGALLSKGYDFVAPLLLTQVSSGMIYCMVLFLVLLSSIITGWGREYEGSEGKVVSNPQEM; translated from the coding sequence ATGAAGAAGAGACTTGAATTTAGAGGTGGCTGGGGAACTGCGTTTATTCCAGTCGTGATTTTTCTATTTTTCTGCATATTGTTTTTTATTGTTTTTAAAGCGTTTGAAATGTATGCTCTCGCCATGGGCGCTTTCGTTGCACTGATGGTAGGGGCCATTTTTGTAAAAAGAGGAAACTACGATCGGTTCTGGGATTCCGTCTATGACGGCGTAAAGGAATCCGTACCGATTGCCATCCTACTGTTCGTCATCGGGATGTTCTCAGAGTTGATCAAAGCTACTAACATTTCGTCAGGTTTCGTATGGCTTGCTGACTTGCTGGGCGTGGATGGGGGATTATTCACTGCGTTTACATTCTTAGCCGTTTGTATCATTTCTACTGCTACGGGATCATCCATCGGAACTATGTTTACCTGCTTTCCTATTTTCTACCCGGCAGGAGTATTGTTGGGATGTGATCCCGCCATTCTTGCGGGTGCAATTGTCAGTGCATCTATTTTTGGTGATAACTTAGCGCCAATATCAGATACGACCATTATCTCTGCAGGAACGCAAGAATACACAAAAAAAGAAGGTTTTGCCGAAGTGGGCGGCTGTGTTGCCAGCCGGCTAAAGTATTCCTTGGTCGCAGGTTCTATCTCGTTTGTTCTGTTCTGGATTTTAGGCGGCGGAGGTACGGTAGGTGCAGGGGCATCTGATATCCTTGCAAAAAACATGAATCCTATCTCGCTGGTTATGCTGGTTCCGGTAGCCGTCATGTTAATCGTAGCCATCAAAACCCGCAATATCTATAAAGCGATTACTATAGGGATCATTTTAGGGACCATTACAGGTCTCGCGTTTAACCTGTTAACTTTCGACAAGGTTATTTCAGTGGAGGATGGGGCGCCGAAAGGGTTCCTAACGGGCGGCATCAGCAGCATGATGGCAACCGTCACGCTGGTTATTTCAGTCTACGGGATAATGGGGGTGCTTAACGGTGCGGGAGTGCTTGAAAAAGTCACAAATGGCATCCTTAACAGCAAAATGGGCAAGACGGTTCGCGGTGCTGAAATCGCAATGATGTTAGGCATTTCGTTTACAACGTTGATCTTCGGTGGTGTGACAAGTGCATCGATGACGACATTTGGAAAAGTACAAAATGAGATTGGAAAACGTGTTGGTTTGCATCCATACCGCCGTTCCTATCTACTGGATGGTTTTGCTAATGCGATTGTGCTAGTCATACCTTTCTTAAGTGTTTTTGTATTCCTCGGTGCTTTGCTGTCAAAAGGTTATGATTTTGTTGCCCCGCTTTTACTAACACAAGTCAGCAGCGGCATGATCTATTGCATGGTACTATTCTTGGTCCTATTGTCCTCTATCATTACGGGATGGGGCCGCGAATATGAAGGCTCTGAAGGAAAAGTAGTTAGTAATCCTCAAGAAATGTAA
- a CDS encoding peroxiredoxin family protein: MMKWIVLGSAIVIGFIFLKLWLLRSQKKESGKQLFDLALNSVFWGFLIWKGSLLLLEPKLIIESPMSLLYFTGGTNGFILGTLGAFIYFFVKARKLRITNLIILQSTVVFIFAVMIGYFLVNLFLNHDKPKVNTAGTKTVEIGLQEGNKAPDFQLKTLNGTDVKLSDLQGKKVILNFWATWCPPCKAEIPHMQDFYESRDKTKVEILAINLTTSEKNPGNVKKFVKDKNVTFPVLLDNDGNIGDQYQAITIPTSYLIDSQGIVRKKIVGPMDKDMMNQLIENVD, translated from the coding sequence ATGATGAAATGGATTGTTCTTGGTTCCGCCATTGTGATCGGATTCATTTTTCTGAAACTATGGCTGCTGCGTTCACAAAAAAAAGAATCTGGTAAACAATTATTCGATTTAGCATTAAACAGTGTTTTTTGGGGCTTTCTGATTTGGAAAGGCAGTCTGCTGTTACTGGAGCCGAAATTAATTATTGAAAGTCCAATGTCGTTATTGTATTTTACAGGAGGAACGAACGGATTCATTTTAGGAACGCTTGGTGCATTCATTTATTTCTTTGTTAAAGCCAGAAAATTAAGGATAACAAACCTTATAATTCTACAGTCCACGGTTGTTTTTATTTTTGCCGTCATGATTGGGTATTTTTTAGTTAACCTCTTCTTGAATCATGATAAGCCGAAAGTGAATACAGCCGGCACAAAGACAGTAGAAATTGGTCTCCAAGAAGGTAATAAAGCACCTGATTTTCAATTAAAGACGTTAAACGGTACTGACGTTAAACTGTCTGATTTGCAAGGGAAAAAGGTCATTTTAAATTTCTGGGCAACCTGGTGTCCGCCCTGTAAAGCAGAAATCCCGCACATGCAGGATTTTTATGAATCAAGAGACAAAACCAAAGTGGAAATACTCGCCATCAACTTAACCACATCAGAGAAAAATCCGGGAAATGTAAAGAAATTCGTGAAAGATAAAAACGTAACTTTTCCTGTTTTACTCGACAATGATGGGAATATAGGCGACCAATATCAAGCGATTACAATTCCAACAAGTTATCTGATTGATTCCCAAGGGATTGTTCGCAAGAAAATAGTCGGGCCAATGGATAAAGATATGATGAACCAATTAATAGAAAATGTTGATTGA
- a CDS encoding YidH family protein, giving the protein MKALKISKERQEDSVKYAQQHLANERTYLAWIRTAISIIGVGFLTTSLHFTIKLSSNAAINTLAIFLGIFACLVGFTTAIFSTIHYTRKRREIQNGFFTPSNYSIIFVSILFSLLVFLIFMYLSFLLF; this is encoded by the coding sequence ATGAAAGCTTTAAAAATAAGCAAAGAAAGGCAAGAGGACAGTGTAAAATATGCACAACAGCATTTAGCGAATGAAAGAACGTATCTGGCGTGGATTCGGACTGCTATTTCTATTATAGGTGTCGGTTTTTTAACTACTTCGTTACATTTTACTATTAAGCTCAGTTCCAATGCTGCAATTAATACTTTGGCGATATTTCTAGGAATCTTCGCTTGTTTGGTTGGTTTTACAACTGCTATCTTTTCAACCATACATTACACAAGGAAAAGAAGGGAAATCCAGAATGGATTTTTTACTCCGTCTAACTATTCTATAATATTTGTTTCTATTTTATTTTCACTTCTCGTTTTTTTGATTTTTATGTATCTTTCTTTCTTATTATTTTAG
- a CDS encoding DUF1540 domain-containing protein, with product MKLNVKCNVENCKYWAEGDQCVADSIYVIGLHGEVAADVEDTACKTFVERK from the coding sequence ATGAAATTGAATGTAAAATGTAATGTTGAAAATTGTAAATATTGGGCTGAGGGTGATCAATGTGTGGCTGATTCTATTTATGTGATAGGCCTTCATGGCGAAGTGGCTGCTGATGTAGAGGATACAGCATGTAAAACGTTTGTAGAGCGGAAATAA
- a CDS encoding LURP-one-related/scramblase family protein, translating to MKQLYIKQKVFSLGGKFTVKDQQEKDVYYVEGSFMKVPKTFTIMNNARNEVALITKKTFSFLPKFFVNVNGQEVLMIKKELSFIKARYTIEAAGIEVHGNWWDMEFQVMQHGEVVGKVNKEWFTWGDSYKVQIIDENMEAIVIALVVAIDCVKAEDAAASSASTI from the coding sequence ATGAAGCAGCTTTATATTAAGCAGAAGGTATTTAGTCTGGGTGGCAAATTCACGGTAAAGGATCAGCAGGAGAAGGATGTATATTACGTGGAAGGTAGTTTTATGAAAGTCCCAAAGACTTTCACCATTATGAATAATGCAAGAAATGAAGTTGCACTTATTACCAAAAAGACGTTCAGCTTTTTACCGAAGTTTTTTGTTAACGTGAATGGTCAAGAGGTGTTAATGATTAAGAAAGAACTTTCTTTCATTAAAGCACGTTATACGATTGAGGCAGCAGGCATTGAAGTACATGGCAATTGGTGGGATATGGAATTTCAGGTAATGCAGCATGGTGAAGTTGTTGGTAAAGTGAACAAGGAGTGGTTTACTTGGGGCGATAGCTACAAAGTTCAAATCATTGATGAAAATATGGAAGCTATCGTTATTGCGCTTGTTGTCGCAATTGATTGTGTAAAGGCAGAGGACGCAGCTGCTTCCTCGGCATCGACGATTTAA